A segment of the Anopheles cruzii chromosome 2, idAnoCruzAS_RS32_06, whole genome shotgun sequence genome:
GGAGTCGTCCTCGGGAACGGTGAGCGACTGCTCGGTCGATGAGATCCCGGTGTGGATTAAGGGAGAGCAGCGGTGGATCTCGGGCGTGACGGAGGACACGACGTGTGAAGACTTGATCGAGGTGCTGCTACAACAGGATCTACCCCAGCAACAACCAGgagctgcggcggcggcggtgtcgtcGGACTACTGCAtcaccgaacggtggcgacAGGTGGAGCAGGTGTTGGACCGGGGGACGAAGATTTGGCAGATCTGGACCGCATGGGGCAAAGCGCAACCGGAGGTAAGGCTTCGCTCTACTCTTAAGAGCGATAAATAGCACAAGATAGGACACTTCGGGTTCTTAACGGGTCCGACTGACAATCGTCTAACCTTCTACGCCAATTCTCACGACCGTTCGGAAATGTTAAGGGCCTCTTAAGGGGGCCGACTGAAGCCTTACGCTAAGGTCTAAGTCGCATGCCGCTATGGTTGAAGATAAATCAACGCATGCGAAGTTGCTCTTTCCAAGGAGAAGCCGCTCTCAAGTGTGGTCTAGCCGCACCGACGTCTATCAAGCGATCGGTAGACCAATTTATTGACAAGCGGTCCCATTAGACGGACACCTCAAGGTTATCAAGGGTGGCCTCATAGCGCAGCGTGGCCTGAAGTCGCTAACCAATGTTTTCCTTCCCATCGTGAACAGGTGAAATTTATTCTCCGCCGAGTTGATGGCTCACATGGCCCAGGTGGTGGCCCGAGTGGTGCCGCGAAAGGCGGTAACGGGGCCACCGGCGCAACGACGACAGGGACGGGGACGGGTGTCGTCGAGCGAGACCGGGACAGTGGTCGGGGAAGCCCGACGGGAAGCATCAACAGTGCGATCGTGCGTCGCAAACGGCACCGGGCCCAGAAGTCGACCTTCGCCTGGATGACGCACGGCCAGACGATCCACCCGAAGTCATCGAAAACGTCGATCGAGCGCCTGATGAAGCTGATCCTCGAGCAGGGTGAcatcatccagcagcagctgtcaaaGTTACGGTAGGTGTGAAAGGAGCGCCCTCTGCGTGGTATTATCATACTAATCGCTCCGCGTTTCGATTCTAGCGACCGAGAGATACAGATCAGCTCGATCGAGGAGGAGCGCCACCGGTTACGGGAACGGGAGCACGGCAAGAACTATCTGCTCGAGACGTACCTGAAGGGGCTGTCGGAGGCGACCGAAACGGACCCGAATGCGCTCGACAGTGGCATCACGTCGGAGGCCACCACGACGGCCTCTCCGGAGATGGACTTTGCTCCGGAGAACGACTCTGATCTGGCATCGGCCGACGACTCGGCATGTGTGAAGGAACAAATCAAGCTGCTGGAGAAGATCGTCTCGCTGAACAAACAGATCCAACGCGAGGAAGAGTCCGCCGTGAAGCTGTTCGAACGTGTCCGACGCTACCAACTGGAAGATCCTCCTCCCGATCAGACCAAGCTTCAACTGGAGGAGGCACTGGCGAAGCTAAACACTACCATCGAACAGGACACGACCGAGTTGCGCCTGATCGACGAAAGCCTACACCAATCCGATGAGCTGCTGCGCGAGAAGACCGAACTCCTGAGAAGTCTGGCCGAAGAGCTTCTCAGTCAGGAAGAAGGCGAGACCCGTGCACCCGATGGACCCAAAGTGATCATGGATTTCTCGCAACCCAACCCGGTGATGCGAGTCGACCGGGGTTCAACCGATCAGCCCGACCACGCATTCACCAACCATCATCCACCACTGCCGCACACCACGGGGACGATTAGACCGGGCATGAAACACAGCTACCCGCTCTATCCGATCGCCGAGAATCCTCCGCCGGCCACCAGGGGGTTGACACCACCGATTGCTGTTGGTCCGGGCGAGCCCGCAAAGATCGTCATCGCGAGCAGCACTCTGCCGAGGAACTTCCAGCGCCCGGTGATGACGGTCCCGGTGCCAGCTCCGATTCCGGACGCGACCGGTATCTCCGTGCATCAAATCAACAAGTTCATCCAGTGCAGCAACAACCTGGGCACCaactgcaacagcaacaaggaCGACAAGATGTGCCCGAAGCAGCTGTTCCATTCGGCCGTCTCGTCCGCCGCCGAGTGTCAACCGTCTCCACCGGTGACACAGCCACAGCAGGGACTCCTGGATGACCTAACCTGCATGGGAACGCTTGTGTAGCGGGGACTCTATCGAAGGAAACAACAAAGCAGAGCTGGAGGAGAAGAGTATACAATACGTGTTAAGGATGAAGCAAACCTTTCGCAACCAAATCGTACGAAACCGAAGAATTAAAGCACAGCAAGGGCGTGTGCTAAAGAACGAAAGATAACGTTTAGTCGATAGGCTTATTATGAGAAAGACACGGGACAAAGAGGGAAATGAGACGTAACAAAATATTTAACTAACACGTTAACTAAAGCTACACACTATACAATTGTTTTCTATATTTGTTCGTATAGACGTACTACCCTTTGTTTGTTCTGAAAGCATCGTTCGAGAGAGCCTTATATTTTGCCGTCGCTTAGAGTAACACACTGTTTGTTAGCTAGTCAACTGGTAAGATTTCAAAGCATTTCCGAGTAAACGATggctttttgtgtttttgtggtcGCGCGGCCTGGTTGGACACCGACGACAGTTCGGAGAGGGCCACTATATTTAATCCCAAATCGTAGAAGCTCGTACTCTTTCCCGATATTACCGATATTTTGTTGGGGTTCGATGTCGAGCAAATAAGAATTGTTAAACGTTTATCAGTAAGCCACAAACAAAAGGCaaagccggggccgggcactATTGCAGGTACTGGGGGTAATGTAGCCAAAAACATGTTCAATCGTTCAAAagaaatagaataaaacgTATTTTTTTCAGTAAACAAAAACGCGGCATTTAAGTGGGACTTGATTGTTTGCCTTCGCCAAAGATGCACTCCAAGCGTGTGATCGGTGCATCGTCATCGGTGCATCAAAAGCTTCCCGGGCTCTGCAGGCTCCATCAACCCGTGTGACGCAAATGACGTGCCTGCAGGATCTGCAAGCTCCCCTTTAGCCAAACGTCTTACTCGCGGAAACACAAACGTTCGCGGAAGATGTAAATCAAGATGCGAAACTTTTGGCACTTGCTCTCGCTGCGACCGCTGCGCTCTGAATCTTAAAACCCCAAATCGTTTAAATCCTagaaaactgtaaacaaaggctcggctcggcgcgaTTCGGAAGGAACGATGTGGCTAAATAACTCGCACGAAAGCGCACAATCACGTGGCTGCGCGAGGCAaactttcgatcgattttcttccgGCCACCGCTTCCAGGCAACGAGCTCCTCGGAAGACGCAGATCGCAAACGGGACGACGGCGTTTCGACACGggaatgaaataaaagttGAGAAAAATGCCGCAAAAGTACGTGATTAGCATTGACAATCTGAGCACGGCGCCCGTCCCCGGGTGGCGGCTGGCCGCTCACTCGGTGAATGAATCCTTCGTGAGGATAAGAGTTGAAGACAGTGTGCCACCGACCAACCCAGCAGAGCGCGGGTTCGCTAAATCCCAGTAAACAACTGAAAAGAATGCAAAATGTTGAGGAAAGCGTTTTTCGGTGGCATTTTCGTCCGTCGTTTAGTTCGTCCTTTCCAGCGCTAGGTCCTGGTGCTTGTGGCTTCAGTCAAACGGAACGTTCTCTCGCTTCGCCGGTTGTGTACTTTTCGGCTGATTTCGAACATGTCTTTTTTCGCAACGGGGGTCGACGGGTGGCCGTCGACAGGATGCGTCTTTCGGTGCTGCAGCAGTTCCCGGTGGGGCAAGTAGCAACACTCATTGTGTTGATGCTCTGCTGTGAGCATTTCTTGATCGATTCTTTAAGAGGTTTTAAGACGGTGTAAATAATACTGTCACGGGGAATGATACCGGAGTGTCTGAAGGGGATTTCAACTGTTGGTTCCTTGAGCTTGGAGTGTGTTCAAAGTTTGCGCTAATTAAACGTTCGATCTTACGTTAAATTCTGTTAATAGTGTGAAGTAATTGTAATCAATTTGTGGTGTGTTATTTTATTGTAAATAATCTATTTTAAAGTAAAACAATCTCAAAAAAAATGTAAGGACACTTATTGAGATCTTATCAGACTGCCAGGGCCCGCTTACGGTACAATCGTGGAAACTATTAAATATTGCCATTAAAAATTCCTCCTCCATTACTTAGTCTTAATTGAATTGAGATGCGCCTCAAAGGGTGCGGTGCCCAAGCCGTGCGCCCATTTGAATTTATTCCATTTAACGTGAAACCTTTCTGGTGCATTTACATCACCCAAAAGTCACCAGACTGTAAAATTACCGTCCTACACAGTTCTGCACTATCCTCGGTGACATCGTGAAGCCGTTCCAAAGGGGCACCGGGCACCCGGGTTTTTGTTGCGCCTCACTCACTCGGCTGTCGCTCGGTCgtataataatttaaatttcaccaAATTCGCCTTTGCTCCTTAAGCGGATTAAAAATTTCTCTGATCTGATTGCCTTCCCGTTTCGGGGGACCGTTGCAAAAATTGGCAACTGGACCTCCGCCGGAGCGATAGTGGGCTAGCGAATCGCAACCAAGATCGCTCTTGATCTGCGGGCGCAAATGCGGGCATTGCTGCGATGGGGTTTCCACGCCCCGCCGAAATGCATCCTTTCGTTGGCGGACGGGCATTGGGAAAATCGTGTCTATTTTCGGCAAATGGAAAAGCGGGCTCCCATTGCCATTGTCCTGCCGCTGCCCTGTGGTATCGCGGAGCTCCGCCCAGCCCACCGAAACCTTCCGGCGGGTGGCCGATTATGAATGCAAATCTAAATTAATAACATTTATCTCGTTCACATTTCTCATCTATTAAACGTTGTTTtatggtggtggccgtgggtgtgtgtgtcgcacgGACCTACAGAGCCCGGGCGGCCCAACACATTCGAATGTTACGCTTTtggagttttccttttttctcccccGGAGGCCGGAAAACTCTCTCGTCACTCCCTGGGCACACTGGCACTGGGTTCGTTCGTCGATCCGCCATGCTCGCCAGGACCTGGGCCAATGTGTGCATGTTATGGGTGctgaataaattatcattCGACGCTTCCCGCGTCAACCAACACGGGTCCGGATAGGTCCGCCCGAGGCCCCCGGAAGGGCGCCGACGGGGCGGAATCTGGGAATGTTTTCGGCTGTTGAACAACTGCCACCCCGGGAAGGGTTTGAATGGATTTTTTCCACtgccgctgttgctggcgGCCCCTGGGCCAAGCCTCCGGACAATGGCAATTCGTTTTCCACGTCCCAGCCCAGCATCAGAGtccaaccgccgccgccgccgccggggatTGACGTTTATGTATGAGATTAACATTAATTTGCACggcaaaatttgttttaaataatgaaTTCCGAGCCGCTTCTTTGGCGCTGCAAAATGGTGTTGAGATGGATTTTCAAATAACGTCATCAGCCATCAGCAGGCGTTGCATCGGTTATGCCGTGTGATGAtcggtgctgttgctgctgatgataatgctgatggtgctggaCGTTGGCGACGAACACGATTTTTAGTTTTCATTTcgcaccgtttttttgcgctcgcGACCACAAACCGCTCGCGCTAATGCTGCGGGCCGACCTTACTGTTTAGTGTGCTGACCGACGGGAAAAATGGGTTttcggtgcgtgtgtctgtttttctttcgctccatTAAACCGCTCCGATGGCCATTCTCGTTCGATTCGTTTGGCGAGCAAATGTTGACCGCCGTCCGGTTGGCGGTTATGATTTGCAAATTATGCcagccgccgagccgagtgtgaTGATGACCCGGTGAGGGTCTGCTGCGGGCCGGATTATCGGTGGTCGGGCCGCAACGCAAAGAAACAACACAAGCATTAGCGATTTGATGTTCAGAACACGCACCGTGATGCGCCGTGGCTGTTGGGATGAATTATTAAATTTGTGCAGTGCGTTGCGACGAATTATCGGCCAATTTTGTCACTCAATGTTGTCACAGacttactaggtctatacgttgagaagtgaactgtttttaacacacaaaaagtgtttataaaatttttatgcacatttctattttattcgaagtatgtgccatcgctagctatacatttctcctatgtctctgctaaatcatggattcccagaggaaagaattctaCGTCTTGtgaagtaaattaattagtcatcccatttcgacttcctcgtagaaaaacgaagggctgctcagccaatacgtgtcccatcgatgaaaaagaatgatattccgaaagaaccaagtctggtgaataacgcggggatggatagcagctcccatccaagtgatttcatagtatcctcaaacagttttgttttttggggcgcctggtgcttgttggcacgggccaccaggcgcctccattttaaaaaactggaacggctttttggtcgttttcgatcaatgcatggttcaaattgatcatttgttgtcagtagcgatcggaattaacgttttcatctggttttaggagcttgtgaaacaccacacctttctgtcccatcaaaaagACCGTTTTTAGGAGTCTTTCGACGCTTTTTTAAATCAAGttaaaatcgccattttgaaaacttttaaaccactcaaagcactgcgatcttccaaacccaagtcccgacaagcatttggtgcgatttcgaagcagttttcttcaaaaggagcagaaaaataataatccccgcaaaacgtcattttcaggcacaaaagtggacatagtttaacccttttattgatgggttgcaaaccgaaataatttttgtttcgacctgaaatcagttacctgatgtcaaaacaaggtaatgatgaatgaacagcaaaactgggaagtcccaatcggcaggtacagccatctttttaacagttcacatctcaacgtatagacctagtaaacaTGCGCGAAGCACATTCATCGTTTATTTCGGTGTTATTTATGGAATGGATACTAAATAAAATAGTAGAACCAAATTATTTTTTGTAGGTCATGAATTGCTCCTTCTCCTCATTAATATTGCTCCAACACTCTGTTCAATATACTATTGCTTCTAATCTTGTTTAATAGTCCACTAGTCCCGTTTAAATACGGCACAGAACGCCCTTCTCGAAACACTAACGCAACATAAGCATAAGCCAACTCGATCGCCGGTCAGTTAGTGTTGTATCCTTTTCCCTTCCGATGCCTCCTTCCCGGCGTGCCATTCAGTGCGAGCACTTTGACAGCTGGAAGCCAGGCCCGGATTAAAGTTGGGTCACTTTCGCTCCCTGCACCCGGTTCCGGATTTGGCCGCCTAATGGTGCATCACGATTGGTTTCTTATTTGATTCTTACCGTGCGGCGTAATCGGCGAGACAGACAGCCGAGGAAGACAGGCACCGTGACCAGGCACAAATCCGCATCAATAAATCGCACGCAAAGCTCTCCAGGTCCAGGGCCGATGGCGACATAAATAATCATTCGATCGGAAGCGACAGATTAGCGATTGGCGTAGGGATAGCGAATTTATGCTTCAGCAAATTGGCCGTCCCGGGCTCACGCTTCtcacggatcggatcggatcgactTTAAGAAGTTTCACGGATAGCACGGATTTTACGGCACGCTGACCacgcgccgcaccgcaccgtactGTTTATTGGAATCGGCCATTTGAAGGAGCCGAATTGCGGTGGCAGCCACAATCGATGGGGCTTACTGTAATGGAGTGTCTTCGttatttcttttcgtttgccgGGCAAGGAGACCGGCAAGGATGTGGAGCCCGTCGGATACAGAAAAAGGGCCGAACGATCAACTCACATCACATCGCAATAAAGTGCATTAAATTCGTTTTACCAGCTTTGGTTAAATCTTTTCGCCCTCCGGCAAAAGTATGATTATTCCACGGCTCCAAAGTGTTTCTCGTTTgccctcgagagagagaaggacgGTGGGCCTCCGAAATCCCTGCCAACTATTTATCGGATCGAagggtt
Coding sequences within it:
- the LOC128267752 gene encoding ras association domain-containing protein 10, translating into MSSGASGGSGGAAVVLAEHRAKILATAGGARNQSHQWGGRQDRQRPSPIGASAVASGSGYRRILKEAFSKGDPQDSDAEDDSASVQSEDRESSSGTVSDCSVDEIPVWIKGEQRWISGVTEDTTCEDLIEVLLQQDLPQQQPGAAAAAVSSDYCITERWRQVEQVLDRGTKIWQIWTAWGKAQPEVKFILRRVDGSHGPGGGPSGAAKGGNGATGATTTGTGTGVVERDRDSGRGSPTGSINSAIVRRKRHRAQKSTFAWMTHGQTIHPKSSKTSIERLMKLILEQGDIIQQQLSKLRDREIQISSIEEERHRLREREHGKNYLLETYLKGLSEATETDPNALDSGITSEATTTASPEMDFAPENDSDLASADDSACVKEQIKLLEKIVSLNKQIQREEESAVKLFERVRRYQLEDPPPDQTKLQLEEALAKLNTTIEQDTTELRLIDESLHQSDELLREKTELLRSLAEELLSQEEGETRAPDGPKVIMDFSQPNPVMRVDRGSTDQPDHAFTNHHPPLPHTTGTIRPGMKHSYPLYPIAENPPPATRGLTPPIAVGPGEPAKIVIASSTLPRNFQRPVMTVPVPAPIPDATGISVHQINKFIQCSNNLGTNCNSNKDDKMCPKQLFHSAVSSAAECQPSPPVTQPQQGLLDDLTCMGTLV